AAAGATACCAAAAGCTTAACTCTTAGTATCTTCCTCTTTATAACTTTATTTTTATTATTTACTTATATAACTTTGCCTATTTATTTTGATCACCAGAACCACTCTTTTCAGATGCTACAGGAGTATCATTAGTATTAATTTTCATTGCTTCTTTTACACTTTTATGTCCTTCATCAATAGTACTTCTTATTGCTATTGTCAATGTATCTAATGCCTTAATTACTGAACTTAATGCTACTCCTTTAATCTCAGCAGTATAATCAGCATTATTATTATCATTAGGACCAGCAAATTTACCTCCCTTTGCCATCGCTCTTAATGCCATAGCTCCTGCTATTGTTCCATCTTTAGCACTAGCCAATTTAGCTGCAGTAGCATCACCATCGCCTTTAACAATAGCTTGCAAAATATCAGCACCAGTGACTGCCCCAACTGCTTTTGCTGCATCAGCTACTGATTTTTTTGCATTATCAGCAGTACCTGCATTAGCAGTAAATAATTTCCCTGCTTCTCCATCAGAAGCAGCTCCCCTATTGCCATTTCCAACAGTTGCAACCTTCTTAGCATCCCCAGCTTCAGGATTACCTTCTTTTCCAAGTACAACACTTACAATTTTTTCAATTCCTTCAATAAGAGATTTAACACTATCTCCAACAACAGCCGCAGCAGCATCCTTATCAGCAACATTACCAATTGGATCACTAGCATCACCAATTGCCTCACTTACCTCCTTTGCTCCACCAATTATCTTATCTAGTTTACTCTCAACCAATGTTTTCACTGCACTCTCAGTAGCCTCAGCATTTGGATTCTTTTCTTTCTTCATATCACTAACAATTTTATTAAGTCCATCCTTTATCCCTTGCACAGTATCTTGAACCTTCTTAAAGTAATTCCCAACATCCGATTTCTTACTCTCCAAATTCAATCCCAATACACTCCCTACCATTTCCCCAAAAGATGTGAAAACATCCAAAAATTCATTACCCAAGCTCACTAAAGACTTCAAAAACTTATTCTTTCCCTTCTCTTCTTCCAACATCCCATTATTACATCCCATCACCACCATCATCACCATCACCATCATTACTTCTCTTATTCTTATCCCCTTTAATCCTCTTTTACTTCCCTTCTCTCTTCCCTTCTCTCTTCCCTTCTCTCTATACTCGCTTATACACTCTTCTATATTTCCTATTCCTTTCTTCTCTTTCATTCCTTTCCTTCGCCTCCTTGTTTTTTTTATTAGTTATACATCAAGTTTGTGATATCAAACTCTAAAACAATGCCAATCACATCGTATATTTATCCAAAACCGATTAGGAAAAATAACGTTCTGAATATCTCACTTTAAATTTTATCTTCATTTATATTTAACCTCTTATTTTTTTATGTTTTTACACGGGATTATAAAGAGTTTTAATTTATTCTATATTGATGAGTATTTTAATAGAATTAGTTATAAAAACTTATTTTAGCTCTATTTTTTTAATATGCAGTAATTTTATATTTTTATTAACCGTAATTTATCCATTCATATTTATCTGATTTTGTTTTTTGTTTTTCTTCAAAGAATAAGCCTACTTTAAGAGAAATCATACTACTTTTTCTTCTATTAAACCTACTGCACCAATAGTATAACAATACAAAAGGCAATCTAGATTTATCTCTAAATCTCCTCCTACTATCACTTTTAAGTAACCTAATCTAACTATCTATCTTATTGATAATTTGCTACTTTTGTAGCTCGTGCTTTATCTACTTCTTGTTTTACTTTTTCAAGCACATTCTTTACTGTCTTTTTAACTATATCCTAAACTGCTACTAACAGTTTATTTACCGCACTTATTCCTGCTGATTGTACTGATTTGTCATCATTATTTGCATTATTCCCAACTAATTTACCTTCTTTAACCTAATGCTTTAATAACGGAACTTAATACCGATACTTTAACTGTAGGCATTATAATCGAAATCAACAGCAGTAACATTATCAAATTTACCAACTTTTGCCATCACATCTTAACACCATCTCTCATTGCAACACCAATAACATTCCCAAAAACACCAATCAGGAAAACAACTTCTCTGCATAAATAGAAAAATGTTTTCCTTAAACAACTTTATTATTTAATTTAATGATCTGTTTAATAGCAGTACCAACTCTGTAACTACCAGAGTATCTTCAGGATTAATTTTCATTTGCTTCTTTAACCGTCTTAAGTCCCATGTCAATTATTCTCCTTATTGCTATAATTAACGTATCTAATGCTTTAGTAACTGCACTTAATATCGCTCCTTTAAATCCAGCAACAGAATCAGCATTAGCATTAGCATTAATAAAACAATAATAAGTCTATGTCCTAATCTTTCAACATTGTGAACACTAGCAATATTATTAATATTTTGAGATTCATACTTTTATGTTCTTACTCCTTTAATACCGTTATAAACTACATTATAATGTTCATTATTTTTTGTATTTATACTTAATAAA
This region of Borrelia hispanica CRI genomic DNA includes:
- a CDS encoding variable large family protein, whose translation is MMVMVMMVVMGCNNGMLEEEKGKNKFLKSLVSLGNEFLDVFTSFGEMVGSVLGLNLESKKSDVGNYFKKVQDTVQGIKDGLNKIVSDMKKEKNPNAEATESAVKTLVESKLDKIIGGAKEVSEAIGDASDPIGNVADKDAAAAVVGDSVKSLIEGIEKIVSVVLGKEGNPEAGDAKKVATVGNGNRGAASDGEAGKLFTANAGTADNAKKSVADAAKAVGAVTGADILQAIVKGDGDATAAKLASAKDGTIAGAMALRAMAKGGKFAGPNDNNNADYTAEIKGVALSSVIKALDTLTIAIRSTIDEGHKSVKEAMKINTNDTPVASEKSGSGDQNK